CGTGTTGCGAACCGACGAATAGTGGGGACGGGAAGGGAAAATTTAACTTGAACTATCAAAGCCTATACTGGGATACCTTAGTACAACTTAGGGCTAATGTTTATTATTTACAAGCCTATCAGATACACTTAGAAAAATGGGATAATCGGATACAGATATTTTTGGCTATCACCTCCAGTTCGAGCATTGGTGGATGGGTTGTTTGGAATGAATATGGCATAATTTGGGGAGCCCTAATTGCCGCCTCACAAGTGATCAATGCCATCAAGAGATTTTTGCCATTTCAGAAACGTGCTAAGCAGATCGGAAGCCTTAATACAGAAGTGGAAAAGCTGGCTTTGGGTGCAGAAAGCCAATGGTTTTCAGTATTTGAAGGCAAACTTACCGACGAGGATATTTTCAGCCTCGTCACCGAACTAAAGCAGCAAAAACTGGAGGCATCCCACAAACACTTCAAAGATCAAGCTCTACCGATAAAATCAAAGTACGAACTCGAAGCCGCGGAACGAACAAGAGCCTATTTTGAGACCTATATTAGGGCTTCCACAACAGGAGAGAGTTAAAATGGCTAAAAAAAAGAATTCCATGAGAAAAGCAGTACCATCAAGGAATAGACAACAGTTCCAGGAAGATAGGAATATACCTACTATCAAAGTAGATATTCCCATGCCCAAAGGCGCTAAGCCTCCTAAAAAAGATGGTGGAGCAGACTTGTCGCCAAGTCGGCCAGAGAAATCTTCGTCAGAGAAGTCTTCTTAAGTTTATCTTGAATACGGTGTGTTAATTTTTGACAAAAAACGGCCTTGAGTGATCAAATACTCAAGGCTGTTTGCGCGTACTCGAGGCGCGCCAATCAGTCCTGGCTTTTCCGTTGCTTTTCTCGCGCAAACTGATAATTTATCCAATCTCCCTTTAAACCTCATTACGAAAGGTCCTCTTATGTTCTTAGTAACCCTGCTCAAAATTTACGGCTACATCATCATTGCGCGAGCACTCATCTCGTGGATAAATCCCAATCCATACAACCCACTCATCAGAATAATATGCGCCATCACAGATCCAGTGCTCGTACCCATTCGCCGCGTGTTGCCCGATCTCGGTGGCCTGGACATATCGCCCTTTGTCGCCATCGTCATCATCTGGTTCATCATATCCCTGATTTAGCGGAAGGGCATGATTTGAGCGCAGAACAACGATCTCCCACCTCTCGCATCCTCATTCCCATCTTGCTAACTGGCCTGTCTGGTCTGCCCCCTCTGTCCATTGACATGTTTTTGCCCTCCATGCCGGCAATGGTACGGGAATTTCAAACCCAACCCACCCACATCCAGCCCGCCGTCACCCTATTCCTCATGGCACTGGGCGCGGCGCAACTCGTCTTTGGTCCCCTCTCTGACCGATATGGTCGCCGCTCCATCTTGCTCATCGGCCTGGCCTGTTACGCCCTCGCGGGCCTGGGCTGCCTATTTGCCCCCACAGTGGGCGCACTCATTTTGGCTCGCGTATTACAGGGATTTGCAGGGGGCAGTGGCCCTTCTGTAAGCCGCGCTGTAGTACGCGACATATACGGCGAAATCCACGCCGCCAGAATAATGTCCTACATGGCCACAGCCATTGCTCTCGCCCCCATACTCGCCCCCATAATAGGTGGATTCTTACAAACCTATTTTGGATGGCACGCCGTCTTTGTCGTACTCAGTGCGCTGGGCGCCATGTTCTTCTTCGGCTACCTATGGGCAGTACCCGAAACCAATAACATGATAGACCCCACAGCCCTGAATCCAACGCGCATGATAGCCAATTACCGCGACCTCCTGAGCAGCCGCCAGTACCTCGGATATACCTTTATGGTCGCCATTCTATTCTGGGGCATGTTTGCCTTTATCACGAACTCATCTTTCGTACTCATCACCGAACTGGGCGTCTCGCCCCAACTCTACGGCTTCTGTTTTGGATCCGTCGCCGTGGGACTCATGATCGGCGCATTTTTATCTGGCCGCCTCAACAATCGCCTCGGCAGCGCACGCATCATTCAAATTGGCAGCCTGATCGCAGCAGGCGCGGGCCTGCTCCTGCTGGGACTCAAACTCGCGGGCGTATTTTCGGTCATCACCATCATCGCCCCAATGTGTTTATTCACAATAGGCGGCGGTATGGTGCGCCCCCAAGCAATGGCTGGCGCAATCGTGCCCTATCCGGAAAAAGCCGGACTTGCCTCCGCCCTCATGGGATTTATACAAATGAGCACAGCGGGATTATTTGTCACCCTCTTCAGTCAGTTTTACAGCGCCTCATCCATCTCCATGGTCACAGCCATTGCCATCTCAGGCGTCATTGCCCTGCTCGTGCGCCGTACGCTATTGCCATCTGGAGCCACATCATGATCCTCGCCATTGACATCGGCGGCACGCAATTTGGCCTGGCTCTCGCCACGCCCGACGGCCGCGTCATCAAACACATCCAGCACCAAACAGATCGCGCAGACCACGCCGACAAAAGAATTGACCGCATACTCGCAGCAAGCAAAACACTGATCGCACAATCATCAGTATTGGCCTGCGGCATTGGATTTGGTGGCCCCGTCAACTTCGACACACAGCGCATCGTCAACTCCACCCACGTCGTCGGATGGGACGATTGCCCACTGCCGGAAATTGTCGAACAACACCTCGGCTTACCCGCAATAATCGACAACGATGCCAACGTGGGCGCACTGGGAGAATTTACTTTTGGCGCGGGCAAAAACAGTCGCCACATCATCTACTACACAGTCAGCACCGGCATTGGTGGGGGTATCATCATCAACGGCGAAATCTACCGCGGTGGCAACGGATATGCCGGCGAACTCGGACATGTCCCTATTTTGCGCGACGGGCCCCAATGCGACTGCGGCAATCGCGGCTGCCTCGAAGCCCTGTGCTCTGGCACTGCCATCGGCAAGCGCGCAACAGAAGCGGTGCAAAAACATCCACGCAAAGGCATCGCAATCGCGCGAACCGCAAACAACAACCCCATCACAGCCAAAACCCTATTCGACACCGCGCGTTCTGGAGACCCTTATGCCAGAGCACTCGTCGATGAAATCTGCACCGACCTCGGACAGGGTCTGGCAATGGCCGTAAACGCATTCGCCCCCGACGTCATCGTCATCGGAGGCGGCGTCTCAAACGCAGGACGCATCCTATTTGAACCGCTGCGAAGAGAAACCCTTCGATTCCTCATGCCGGTTCACCGTCCAAGCCTCAGAATCACCCCTGCCAAACTCAAAAACCGCTCTGTACTTCTCGGCGCAGTCGCGCTGGCAAAACAACGGATACAACACTGACCGCTTTTTTAACTTGAAATTTAAACATTTTTGAAGTTCATTACGGACTCTACTTCCGAAATAAAAACGCGAGGAACCCGCAATGGACGCAAAAGAAAGATATTTCTGGGACCTCACCGGGCATCTCGTCGTACCTCAAGTACTCAGCCCCGATGAAATCGCAGAAGCAAATGAAGCCATCGATTATTACACCCGGGAAATTTTAAAAATCCAGGACTCTGACAACCTGCCCGGAAGACCGGATGTTCGGGCAACCACAGTCGTCAGAACCAGCAACAAGCATCCCTATTTCCTGGAAATGCCTTCGCCGTATTCCGATCCCTTCAGAAAAATGCTCGTCCATCCCCAGATCGTATCTCGCCTCAACAAAATGTGTGGTCGCGGCTTCCGTCTCGACCACGGCCCCGAGTTAATCGGTCACGTCAAAGGCGTAGATGGTCTCCGGCTGCACGGATCGGGCGACCGCCACAAACCCTATGTGGCCTATCGCAATCAAAATGGCGAAATGCACTGCGGCGGCGTCACGGTCTCCTATCAACTATCAGACGTCGGCAAAGGCGATGGCGGATTTGTCGCTGTACCGGGATCGCACAAATCCAAATACATCATACCCGAAGACCTCAAATACTTCAAGAGTGACATGGACGTACTCGTTCAACCCGCTATGAAAGCGGGAGATGTCCTCTTTTTCATGGACGGCGCGCAAACGCACGGCACCTTGCCCTGGCAAGCAGAACACCAGCGCCGATCCATACTCTACAAATACACCAGCAGAACTTCTGCCCGGCAGGGAACCGCAGAAGAAGTGGCACCCCCCGAGAATTATTGGGATCAGTCAATCACCGACGGCATGACACCTGAGCAACTCGCAGTCATGTGGGGACCTTATGCCAACTACCACGAAGAACTGCCCGTCCTGGGCATTGACGATCAGGGCATTGTCCAAACAGAAGAACCCATTGACCCCGATAATATCTGGAGCGACCGCAGGGGATAAACACAACAAAAAAGGAGACTCTCAATGCCAGCCTTCACAGAAACCATCCCCGTTAACGACCAAAACATGGGCCTCTATCTCTCCCTCCCCGATGGCGATGGTCCCTTTCCCGGTGTCGTCGTCGGCATGCATGCCGGTGGCACAGATGCCTTCATTCACGCCATGTGTGACCGCCTCTCAGAGGCTGGCTATGTCGCCACAGCACCCGACCTCTACCACCGCCTGGGCATCAATGACACGCGAAGTCCAGGCACCCTCAAAGACCTGGAAATGATCGCCGACATCAAAGCCACCGTTGCTTTCCTGAACGACCACCCCGGGGTCGATAACAACGCCCTCGGCATCACTGGCTTTTGCATGGGCGGCCGCGTAGCCTATCTTATGGCCGCCGCCATCCCCGGCTTCAAAGCCGCTGTTGCCTATTACGGTGGCAACACGATGACCGCCCTGGGCGAAAACATCCCATCTCCTTTCGAGCGAACCGCCGACATTGCCTGCCCGATCCTGTTCCATTTTGGCGAAGCAGACCAGAACCCATCCCCCGAAGACATGAAAACCCTCGACGCCGAACTCACCCGCCACAACAAAGAACACGAATTCTTCGCTTATCCCAACGCTGGCCACGCCTTCATGGACGCCACTGGCTCTCGCTACAACGAAGCAGGCGACCGCACATCCTGGCCCAGAACCATTGAATTTTTCGACCGGCACCTGAAGTAAGAGGAATACCCTCATGTCCTACGACCTCCTCTTAAAAAACGCCACCGTCATTGATCCCTCCCAAAACCTCAACGCCATCCGCGATGTCGCCATCCAAAACGCCACCATTGCCGCTCTCTCCGAATCCATCACCGATCCCGCCAGAGAAACCCTGGACCTTACTGGCAAAATCCTCACCCCCGGCTGGATCGATATCCATGCCCACGTCTTTGCCGGTGCAACCACCTGGGGCATTCAAGCCGATGCCCTCTGTCTCGCCACCGGCGTCACCACCATCGTTGACGCCGGTAGTCCCGGCTGGGCCAATTTTCTCGCCTTCCGCGACTTCATCGCCACCCCTGCCCGCACCCAGATTCTCACCTTTATCCACATCAGCGGCATCGGCCTTACCTACGGCCCCATTGGAGAAATGACCGACATCAAATATGCCGACCCCGAACGCACCGCCTACGTCGTCCACACCTATCCCGAAACCTGCGTAGGCGTCAAAGTACGCATCAGCAAAACCATCACCGGAGAAAACGGTATCGTTCCCTTACAGTTGGCCGTTAGGGCCGCTGACATGGCCCACACACCCGTCATGGTCCACATGGGTGCAGGCGTCGCCCTCTCCGACATCCTGGCCGAACTGCGCCCGGGCGACATCGTCACCCACTGCTATCGCGGAGACGGAGACGCCACCATTGGCGACACCATTTTAAACCGCCAGCACATCATCCGCCCCGAAGTCCACCATGCCCGCAAGCAGGGAATTCTCTTCGACGTCGGCCACGGCGGCGGCAGTTTCCTTTTTGAAACCGCCAAAAAAGCCCTCGCCCAGGACTTTCTCCCCGACGTCATCAGCACCGATATCCACTCCGGTTCAATCAACGATCCCGTCTATAGTCTCCCAGAAACTGCCTCTAAACTGCTCAATCTGGGTATCGAACTCCCCGACATCATCCGCCAAACCACCACCGCAGCTGCAGCCGCCATTGGCAGAAGCGAGCATCTGGGCACCCTCAAAATCGGCACCGTCGCAGACCTATCGGCCTTTGAAATCCGCGAAGGCGAATTCCGATTTCACGACGTCAGAGACAATTTGGAAATCGGCCGCAAAAACATCCATCCCGTACTCACCATCCGGGCTGGCAAAGTCTATCGTCCCGAATCCCTTCGGGAAGAACGCGATGAAACCCTCGCACGCGCCCGTGAAATTCGCGCCCTGACCTCCCGACGGTTCGGCGATCTGGGATGGACACCACCCGGCGCATAAAAAAAGGCGATCACACAGCCGTGACCGCCTCTCGCTTTTCTCTAAAACTTCACCTCTCATCGTTCACCACCCCGTCTCCCGCGCCTGCCCTGTCGCACATCATCGCCCTGAATTCGCCTTTGTCTCTCGGCCACTGGCGGTGATTCCAATCTAAAAATAGCCTCGCGCTTCACAGATTGACCACTCGACAAATCCGTCACTTCAACCTCAACCTGATTGAGGCCCAGGATCATCTTCTTTGAATCCAGCTCCAGATGGATCGGCTCCCATACATCTCGCCCCACATGCTCATAACTCACCGCCACCTGTGGCTTTCTACCCCTCGCCATCAATCTTTTGAATCCCCCACTTAACAGCCCAAAAATCGAAGACCCCGACCGCACATCCTGCTGGATCGTATAGGACACCTTGTATCGCGTCTGCCCAAATTCATCGCGTTGCAAATTATAGACCTCGTAATAAACGAACACACTGCGATCATTCACAAAACTGCGCGACGGCATAGGCATCACCCACACATCGCCCTTGAGGTACTTGTCGTGAAACCTCTCCTCATCACCAATAGACCACGCCAACTCCAGATCGCTCATCGCCAGTGAATCGGAAAATACCGGCGCTTCCAGATCCTGCACATAAACCCCCCACTTACCCGAATTTACATCGGCCAAATGCACCGCCATGCGATAGGTACCAGGTGGCACTTCCAGATAAGCCACATCGGGCACAAATGTCCCTCTCTTCAACCGCCTGGAATCAATACCCCCAAAATACAAATCATCCCGCGTCCGAAACACCTCCTCACCCTCATCGTCTGAAATCACCACCGAACGGCGCACATGCCCGTTCTCATTTTCAATACCCACCTCCAGCGTCGGCACCCCGTAATACACCTCGACCCCGGTCTTGCCCTCTTCTCCTCTAAAACGCGCCACATCGTAATAAAACGCCAGCGGTTCAATCCCCGGCGGCAAATCAAAATACTCCGGTGTGGAAGCCACCACATCGTTCAACACCGCGCCCGGATGGATTCGCAAAAGCGCGGACAACCGCTCGCCCGACATGCGCGTACCATCTGGCAGCGGGGGAAACTGCCACTTGCCATTGAGCAACTCATCCACAAACACAAACTCCACACCACCACCAACCTGCGTGTAAATCCACGACTCCCACGGCATCGACCGCTCGTTAAAAGTCACGGGATAAACCGGTTCAATTAGATTAACACCCTCGTAATCCCCAACTGGCTGTTCATCCTCCACACCGCCAAAAAACGACTCCGCAGTCATTTCACCCGACACCACAAAATCACCCTCAATATCCAGAGCCAATCGCTCCTTCACCGCCTCAGCCTCGGCACTCGGCACCGCATTGGGCGCGTGTGAACGCGACCGATAATCCGGCTCCCCATACCGAATATACACCTCGCCGCGCCTGTCCCATGGCTGCACGGCTTTTGCAAAATGCGTCCGCGCGAACCACACCCGGCGATAGTGCTCTGCCTCTCGCGCAAGACCACCCGATATCAGGGTCAAATCGCGCTTGCGCCAAAACGTCGTCAAAAACGCGGCGCGCTCATCTTCTGGCAGCAATTCATATTCTTGCAACTCCTCCGGCCTTGCCACCAACTGCAAATCTTTGTAAAGCACCCGTTCTTCTGCCGGAATCACATCGAAATACTGCGCGAACAACGCCAACGCCCGATCCGGATCACCCAGACCTGCATAAGCTTGTGCAAGCAGCGCCAACAATCGCGCTTCACCCGGATTCTTCGCCAACGCCGTCTCGCCAATCTCGACTACATTCCGATACTCGTGCTCCTCCGTATAAGACACCGCCAATCCGTAAAGCGCCTCGACATCACCGGGCCTCAGCCTCAGATACTTTTCGTACAGCAGGCGAATCTCGCCGTAATACATTTCATAATTGTTATTCACATACCAATCCGCCAATTCCAGATACACCGGCGCGTAATCCGGTGCTATTGCAATCACTCGGCGAAACGCATCCTCAGCATCCAGATCGCGCAGCATCACCTTTGCCCGCGCCAGATACAACTCGGCATCTATCGACTTCGGATCCTTTGCCCGCGCCATCCGAAAATACGGCAACCCCTGTCGCGCCCGCGTCCGTCCCCGCGCCATATACGCCCGCCCCAACCCCACATAAGCTTCTGCCGTCCCGGCATACCGAATCCCTTTGCGAAATGCATTATCAGCCTTCTCAATCTCCCCCGCATTGAGATACAAATTGCCCAACACAACCCATGCATCGCCATCTTTTGGCGCAACTTTCACAGCCTCTTCCAAAACAGACAGCGAATCCACCACATCTGAAGTTGCCCATCCCGCGGATGGCAGAAACAAAATAATCCACAAATTCAGTATCAAATATCTCATGTCAAAGCCATGTCTGTAAAAGTTTTCGAGAATCTTCCCACCGCTCTCATAAATACCCTATTCGCCCCATTTGCACAAGTGCAAATCTTCTATTGAACTTTATAACGAATTGGGGAACATACGGGTTCCCTTCCTGTACCATGAAAACCCTCACACAATTTATTTCCCCTGACACAACGCCTTTTGCTTGACAATTAAAAACGCTTATAATAAATTTATTCGCAAACAAGAAAACTATTGCATTTTTGAACAACACATCTGTTCTTTATCTGGATTACGATGGATTTGTTTCCAATGCATGCAGGTGCTCATAGCACCTGCAAAATAGCAACTGCACTGTCTGTCCTCCCCCTTGTTTATTAAGGCTATTTGACAGTTGTGGTTGCTTTTTTTATTGGAAAAAATTGAGGACCTCATGGCATTGACAAAAATTAAACAAGGACTCGACCTTCCCATTAGCGGCGTACCCGATCAATCCACAATACAAAATGGCAAGCCAGTCCAGACCGTAGCACTCTCAGGTGAAGATTATGTGGGCATGCGTCCCACAATCGTGGCTCAAGTGGGAGACCGCGTCAAACTCGGCGATGTATTGTTCACCGACAAAAAAATGGAAGGTGTTCTCTACACCTCACCCGGTGCAGGCGAAGTAATCTCCATAAACCGGGGAATAAAACGCGCCTTCTTATCAACGGTCATTCGCCTGGAAGGCAACGATGAAGTTACCTTTGAATCCCATCGAGCAGACGAAATCGACAACCTGGACCGGGAAACAGTCAAAGAACAACTCATCTCATCCGGACAGTGGACCGCCCTGAGAGCGCGGCCATTTGGCAAAGTAGCCGACCCGAGCACAGAACCCCGATCCATTTTTGTCAATGCAATGGACACCAATCCCCTATCCCCGGACATGGCGCGTGTATTGGCCGGGCAAGAAAACAATTTCGCATTGGGCCTCAAAATCGTCTCAAAACTCGTGGAAGGGACGATCTTTCTCTGCAGAGACCCGGAGTTGGACCTGCCCGAAATCGATGACGACCGCATCCAGGTCGAAGAATTTACCGGTCCCCACCCCGCCGGATTGGTCGGTACACACATCCACTTCTTAGACCCCGTTCACCGCAACAAAACAGTCTGGCACATCGGCCTTCAGGATGTCATAGCATGGGGGCATCTGTTCACAACCGGGCGGATTATGACCGAACGCATAGTCGCTCTGAGCGGACCCACCGTGAAACACCCCAAATTGATCCGCACCCGTCTGGGAGCTTCAATAATGGACCTGATAGAAGGCGAACTCGAAAACGTCGAAAACCGAATCATCAGCGGCTCTGTTCTCTCCGGGCGCAAAGCAGATGAAACCCGCGCCTTTTTGGGGCGGTATCACCAGCAAATTACCGCACTGGAAGAAGGCAACAAACGCGCCTTTTTGGGCTGGATCACGCCGGGATTCGAATTTTTCACCATCAAGAACCTGGCACTGTCCAAAATGTTCTTTGGCCAACGCCTCAAATTAAACACCTCCACCAATGGCAGCCATCGTGCACTCGTGCCGCATGGCAATTACGACGACGTCATGCCGCTGGACATCTTGCCCAACTTTTTGATTCGGGCACTCGTGACCCGCGACCTCGACGACGCCGAAAAACTCGGCATTCTGGAATTGGAGGAAGAAGACCTATCACTATGCACATTCTCGTGTTCATCAAAAATGGACTTTGGACCTATTTTGCGCGAAAATCTCACCGAAATTGAAAAGGAAGGATAGTGAAGCCCCTACGCGATTTATTGGACAAACAGGCCGAACACTTCGAAGAAGGCGGCAAACTCGAAAAACTGTATCCGTTTTACGAAGCCGGGGATACATTCCTTTACACCCCCGGTGAAGTCACCCAGGCAGATGCACATGTGCGCGACGGCATGGACCTGAAGCGCATGATGATCACAGTCGTCCTTTCGCTACAACCCTGTATTTTATTCGCCCTGTACAACACGGGCTTGCAAGCGAGCCTGGCCTATCAAAATATCGGCGCAATCGGCACTGGCGATTGGCACGTCTGGCTCGCCCAGGCACTGGGCCTGTCTTTCCTGCCCTCCGATATAATCAGTTGTTTTGCAATAGGCGCCATTTATTTTGTACCCGTACAACTCGTAACCATAGCCGCAGGCGGCATCTGTGAAGCCATATTTGCGGTCATTCGCAAACACGAGATCAACGAGGGATTTCTCGTCACCAGCACGCTATTCCCCCTCACAATGCCGCCCCTGATCCCCCTGTGGCAAGTTGCCATAGGCATCATCTTTGGCGTCGTAATAGGCAAAGAAATATTCGGCGGCGTGGGAATGAACTTCTTAAACCCCGCGCTCACGGGCCGCGCATTTCTCTATTTTGCCTATCCCGCGCAAATCTCGGGCGATGCAGTCTGGATCGCCGTCGATGGATATAGCCAGGCAACGCCATTGGCGGCCTATGCCGATACCCATATCCAGCTGGATTACACATGGTGGGAGTCCTTTATCGGTCTTATTCCGGGATCCATGGGAGAAACCTCAACCCTTTGCTGTTTATTGGGCGCAGGCGTTTTGATATTAACCCGCGTTGGCTCGTGGCAAATCATGGCCGGTGTAACCATCGGCATGATTGTATCTGCACTATTCTTCAACTGGATCGGCAGCACCACCAATCCGCTACTCAACGTATCTCCAGCCTGGCATTTTGTCATCGGCGGCTTTGCATTTGGCACGGTATTTATGGCAACCGATCCAGTCAGCGCAACCATGACGCGCCAGGGCAAATGGGTCTATGGCATCTTAATAGGCGTCATGACAGTATTGATCCGCGTGACCAACCCGGCCTATCCCGAAGGCATCATGCTGGCCATATTATTCGCCAACGTATTCGCGCCCATCATCGACCGCGTCTTTATCGACCGCAATATCCAAAGGAGACTGGCCCGTGCAGAATGACAGCATCCAAAAAACGATCTTTGTTGCGGTGGCCCTTTGTCTCGTCTGTTCTCTTTTTGTTTCCCTGACTGCTGTGTCCTTACACGATATCCAAAAAGAAAACAAACGCCTCGACAAAGTAAAAAATATTCTGATTGCGGGTGGATTATACGATCCCTCAGTCGATGTCCAGTCCGTTTACGAAAATAAAGTCGTACCGCTACTTATTGAACTGGACACGGGGCAGATCTTGAACACCGAAGCATATCCCGATGGCATCGACATAGATACGTATGACTTAAAGAAAATGGCTGTCGACCCCACATTTGGGCGTTCTGTTGATTCGGATAGAGACATTGCAAATATTCGCAACCGTCCGAAATACATCTTCGTCTATAAAGTGATGGAAAACGACAAATTGCAGCGCATTATCTTGCCCATCTACGGCTATGGCCTCTGGTCCACGCTCTACGGCTTTGTATCTCTGGGCAATGACCTGCAAAGCATTCAGGGCATCACATTTTACGAACATGGCGAAACCCCGGGATTGGGTGGCGAGGTGGATAACGCCAGATGGAAGGGATTATGGCCGGGCAAACAGGCATTTGACGATGCGGGCAATGTCGCCATCTCCGTAATCAAAGGCCAGGTAAATCCCAAAAGTGTAAAAGCAAAATATCAGGTCGATGGTCTCTCGGGTGCGACCATCACC
This sequence is a window from Gemmatimonadota bacterium. Protein-coding genes within it:
- a CDS encoding NADH:ubiquinone reductase (Na(+)-transporting) subunit B; amino-acid sequence: MKPLRDLLDKQAEHFEEGGKLEKLYPFYEAGDTFLYTPGEVTQADAHVRDGMDLKRMMITVVLSLQPCILFALYNTGLQASLAYQNIGAIGTGDWHVWLAQALGLSFLPSDIISCFAIGAIYFVPVQLVTIAAGGICEAIFAVIRKHEINEGFLVTSTLFPLTMPPLIPLWQVAIGIIFGVVIGKEIFGGVGMNFLNPALTGRAFLYFAYPAQISGDAVWIAVDGYSQATPLAAYADTHIQLDYTWWESFIGLIPGSMGETSTLCCLLGAGVLILTRVGSWQIMAGVTIGMIVSALFFNWIGSTTNPLLNVSPAWHFVIGGFAFGTVFMATDPVSATMTRQGKWVYGILIGVMTVLIRVTNPAYPEGIMLAILFANVFAPIIDRVFIDRNIQRRLARAE
- a CDS encoding Na(+)-translocating NADH-quinone reductase subunit C, with protein sequence MSKGDWPVQNDSIQKTIFVAVALCLVCSLFVSLTAVSLHDIQKENKRLDKVKNILIAGGLYDPSVDVQSVYENKVVPLLIELDTGQILNTEAYPDGIDIDTYDLKKMAVDPTFGRSVDSDRDIANIRNRPKYIFVYKVMENDKLQRIILPIYGYGLWSTLYGFVSLGNDLQSIQGITFYEHGETPGLGGEVDNARWKGLWPGKQAFDDAGNVAISVIKGQVNPKSVKAKYQVDGLSGATITTRGLDNMLKYWLGNEGYGRFLNTLKQGGVRG